One Methylomarinovum tepidoasis DNA window includes the following coding sequences:
- a CDS encoding Lpp/OprI family alanine-zipper lipoprotein, producing the protein MKTFARFFVVAGAVVLMSGCASQVSREEMDHMHHSIHELEAKLAQTDALAHKALSEATTAHEHASEAEELAKECKQMCAAHGAHMEKMFQKSMMK; encoded by the coding sequence ATGAAAACGTTTGCCAGATTTTTTGTCGTTGCGGGTGCCGTCGTCCTGATGAGCGGTTGTGCGTCTCAAGTGTCCCGTGAGGAAATGGATCATATGCACCATAGCATCCATGAACTTGAAGCCAAACTCGCCCAGACCGATGCTCTTGCTCACAAGGCTCTGAGCGAAGCTACCACCGCTCACGAGCATGCCTCCGAAGCCGAAGAGTTGGCCAAGGAGTGCAAGCAGATGTGCGCCGCCCACGGGGCCCACATGGAAAAGATGTTCCAGAAATCGATGATGAAATAA
- a CDS encoding L,D-transpeptidase family protein yields MLKKLPLLAGLLLSLAVRADTFVLPPPDEDLVGRVTVTEVEEGDTLLDIARRFDLGQNEIRLANPGLSRWAPPPGAEVVIPKRFILPDAPRRGIVLNVPEMRLYYFPRPRPGAPPKVVTHPVSIGRMDWSTPLGTTRVVAKVKDPVWRPPASIKKEHAEKGDPLPDVVPAGPDNPLGRYAMRLGIPGYLIHSTNKPLGIGMRVTHGCVRMYPEDIEMLFPEVPVGTPVTMVDQPVKVGWLAGALYIEVHPPLEETDDGYDTLLEQALALIARKTLGLKVQIDGSALRTALEERRGIPVRISRDGPSLPLLTATKN; encoded by the coding sequence ATGCTGAAAAAATTACCGCTTCTGGCAGGACTGCTTCTGTCACTGGCCGTCCGGGCCGACACGTTCGTCCTGCCACCGCCCGACGAGGACTTGGTGGGCCGGGTCACCGTCACCGAGGTCGAAGAGGGCGACACCCTGCTCGACATCGCCCGCCGCTTCGATCTGGGGCAGAACGAGATCCGCCTCGCCAATCCGGGCCTGAGCCGCTGGGCGCCGCCGCCTGGGGCGGAGGTGGTCATCCCCAAACGCTTCATTCTCCCCGACGCCCCCCGGCGCGGCATCGTGCTCAACGTCCCGGAAATGCGGCTGTACTATTTTCCCAGACCCCGCCCCGGAGCCCCCCCGAAAGTCGTCACCCATCCGGTCAGCATCGGCCGCATGGACTGGTCCACCCCCCTCGGCACCACCCGCGTGGTGGCCAAGGTCAAGGACCCGGTCTGGCGCCCGCCGGCATCAATCAAGAAGGAACACGCCGAGAAGGGCGACCCGCTGCCCGACGTGGTTCCCGCAGGACCGGACAATCCCCTGGGGCGGTACGCGATGCGGCTCGGAATCCCCGGCTACCTGATCCACAGCACCAACAAGCCGCTGGGGATCGGCATGCGCGTCACCCACGGCTGCGTGCGCATGTACCCGGAAGACATCGAAATGCTGTTTCCGGAGGTGCCGGTGGGCACGCCGGTGACTATGGTCGACCAGCCGGTCAAGGTGGGCTGGCTGGCCGGGGCGCTGTACATCGAGGTGCATCCACCGCTGGAGGAAACCGATGACGGCTACGACACGCTGCTGGAACAGGCGCTGGCGCTGATCGCCAGGAAAACCCTGGGCTTGAAGGTTCAGATCGACGGTTCGGCGCTGCGGACCGCCCTGGAGGAGCGCAGGGGGATTCCGGTCAGAATCTCCCGTGATGGGCCATCCCTGCCGTTGCTGACCGCCACAAAAAACTGA
- a CDS encoding arylesterase yields MRIAGILLLWLLSPAGWAVTVLVLGDSLSAGYGIDVERGWVALLEKRLQKEHKGARVVNASISGETTAGGRRRLPALLARHRPDIVILELGGNDGLRGIPPQRMAANLAAMIDQARQAGARVLLLGMKIPANYGPRYRRQFEAVFQRLARNKQVAFVPFFLQDVALRPGLMQADGIHPNAEAQDEMLARVWPALAAMLN; encoded by the coding sequence ATGCGTATCGCGGGTATCCTGCTGTTGTGGCTGCTGTCGCCGGCCGGCTGGGCGGTCACCGTGCTGGTGCTGGGCGACAGTCTCAGCGCCGGCTACGGCATCGACGTGGAACGGGGCTGGGTTGCGCTGCTGGAAAAGCGCCTGCAAAAAGAACACAAAGGCGCGCGCGTTGTCAACGCCAGCATCAGTGGCGAGACCACCGCCGGCGGCCGCCGGCGCCTGCCCGCCCTGCTGGCCCGTCACCGGCCGGACATCGTCATCCTGGAACTGGGCGGCAACGACGGCCTGCGCGGCATCCCGCCGCAGCGGATGGCGGCCAATCTGGCGGCGATGATCGACCAGGCCCGTCAGGCCGGCGCCAGGGTGCTGCTGCTGGGGATGAAGATCCCGGCCAACTACGGCCCCCGCTACCGGCGGCAGTTCGAGGCGGTTTTCCAGCGCCTGGCCAGGAACAAGCAGGTTGCCTTCGTGCCCTTCTTCCTCCAGGACGTGGCCCTGCGCCCGGGGCTGATGCAGGCCGACGGCATCCATCCCAACGCCGAAGCCCAGGACGAGATGCTGGCGCGGGTCTGGCCGGCGCTCGCGGCCATGTTAAACTGA
- the ispA gene encoding (2E,6E)-farnesyl diphosphate synthase — translation MTTELNRLKDFMTACQARVEQALDRRLPPAGKLPARLHQAMRYATLEGGKRLRPLLTYATGQALDVSLDTLDAPACAVEFIHVYSLIHDDLPAMDDDDLRRGKPTCHVQFDEATAILAGDALQALAFEVLASDPQLDVPPARRVAMIDCLAKAAGAGGMVGGQAIDLASVGLQLDLPALELMHIHKTGALIRASVRLAALARAGLDPEIGERLDHYAKCIGLAFQIQDDILDEESDTATLGKTQGKDRAQNKPTYPALLGLAGAKQKAREMHEQAVAALEPLGERADLLRALSLFIIQRRN, via the coding sequence ATGACGACTGAACTGAACCGACTCAAGGACTTCATGACCGCCTGCCAGGCGCGGGTGGAGCAGGCCCTCGACCGCCGCCTGCCGCCGGCCGGCAAACTGCCGGCCCGGCTGCACCAGGCGATGCGCTACGCCACCCTGGAAGGCGGCAAACGTCTGCGCCCCCTGCTCACCTACGCCACCGGCCAGGCGCTGGACGTATCCCTCGACACCCTCGACGCCCCGGCCTGTGCGGTGGAGTTCATCCACGTCTATTCCCTGATTCACGACGACCTGCCAGCCATGGACGACGACGACCTGCGCCGCGGCAAACCCACTTGTCACGTCCAGTTCGACGAGGCCACCGCCATCCTCGCCGGCGACGCCCTGCAGGCCCTGGCCTTCGAGGTGCTGGCGAGCGACCCCCAGCTGGATGTCCCCCCGGCCCGGCGGGTGGCGATGATCGACTGTCTGGCCAAGGCCGCCGGCGCCGGGGGCATGGTGGGCGGACAGGCCATCGATCTGGCCTCGGTGGGGCTGCAGCTGGACCTGCCGGCCCTGGAGCTGATGCACATCCACAAGACCGGCGCGCTGATCCGCGCCAGCGTGCGCCTGGCGGCGCTGGCCAGGGCCGGCCTCGACCCTGAAATCGGCGAACGCCTGGACCACTACGCCAAGTGCATCGGCCTGGCGTTCCAGATTCAGGACGACATCCTCGACGAGGAAAGCGACACCGCCACCCTGGGCAAGACCCAGGGCAAGGACCGGGCCCAGAACAAACCCACCTACCCGGCCCTGCTGGGGCTGGCCGGCGCCAAGCAGAAGGCGCGGGAAATGCACGAACAGGCCGTCGCCGCCCTGGAGCCGCTGGGGGAACGGGCCGATTTGCTGCGGGCCCTGTCGCTGTTTATCATTCAGAGGCGCAATTAG
- a CDS encoding L,D-transpeptidase family protein has protein sequence MRSQWLWGIVLLGLSCLAWGQAQERPWVLVDTRAHRLKVMQGERAVAVFDHIAIGRAGVTLDKHAGDNKTPLGVFHIGWINRKSKYHLFFGLDYPSLPHARRGWRAGLIDDHTFRDMILASFENTVPPQDTPLGGYIGIHGLGRADPRIHRRFDWTRGCIALTNEEIERLARWVGVGTTVVIR, from the coding sequence ATGCGCAGTCAGTGGCTCTGGGGTATCGTGCTGCTGGGGCTCTCATGTCTGGCCTGGGGACAGGCGCAGGAACGTCCCTGGGTGCTGGTGGACACCCGGGCCCACCGCCTCAAGGTGATGCAGGGCGAGCGGGCGGTGGCGGTGTTCGACCACATCGCCATCGGCCGCGCCGGGGTGACGCTGGACAAGCACGCCGGAGACAACAAGACCCCGCTGGGGGTGTTCCACATCGGCTGGATCAACCGCAAGAGCAAGTATCATCTGTTCTTCGGTCTCGACTATCCCTCGCTGCCCCACGCCCGGCGCGGCTGGCGCGCCGGGCTGATCGACGATCACACCTTCCGCGACATGATTCTGGCCAGTTTCGAGAACACCGTCCCGCCCCAGGACACCCCGCTGGGCGGCTACATCGGCATCCACGGCTTGGGCCGGGCCGATCCCCGCATCCACCGTCGCTTCGACTGGACCCGCGGCTGCATCGCCCTGACTAACGAAGAGATCGAGCGGCTGGCCCGCTGGGTCGGCGTGGGCACGACGGTGGTGATCCGCTGA
- a CDS encoding ABC transporter permease, with the protein MNDLRLAWRLLKRDWRGGELGILLLALLIAVTATTAIVLAGGRLSRTMTLQAADFLAADLVVSGHRPLPRAWLEQGRALGLETAETVAFATMLVEGERLLLAGVKAVSAGYPLRGWLKVRRGGIEAEVRHPPPPGRVWVARRIPGELGLEVGDVLHVGEAGLAIDGVLTFEPDVRGGFSRFAPRVLMRLKDLPATGVLGPGSRAHYAYLFAGDEARIRRLRVWLEKHLQPGQRLLDIYQERPDIGRALRRAERFLGLASVVVVVIAGVAVAMAARRYSERHFDAVAVLKCLGADSMRVLRLHLYQFLLLGLGAGLVGSGTGWALQEGLVRLLRALLPPHLVAPRWQDFGFGPLVAAVLLLGFALPPLLRLRRVAPLRVLRRDLLPIPVGAWLVYGAALLAVGSLLWRFSGEPRLIAWILGGGSAALLVLALLTMALLWGLRLWADRWPLAGRLALLGLTRHPGAALGQILAFAVTLAAMALGTRVQGDLLETWRAQLPADAPNYFVINLFPGEVADFERSLRQIGAKPSAFYPVVRGRLLAIDGEDVKRRARPDSVGEAAVNRELNLTWAVRLPRGNRLLAGRWWPRQAGPQVSVERDLAQSLGIELGSRLAFLIEGRRLEAVVTSIRQVRWDSMTPNFYVIFAPGDLDGFAATYMSSFYLPPDRQPQLATLLRAFPNATLIDVDMILKHLRRILRQVSFAVQAMLGFALLAGVVVLAAAVRSALDARIRQGALLRTLGARQRLLRRSQGLEFALLGGIAGVLAVAVSEALAWGLYTWVFHLDFRPRAAVWWGLPLIGAVLTSVAGMWSCRGVLRASPLTLLRDL; encoded by the coding sequence ATGAACGATCTGCGTCTGGCCTGGCGCCTGCTCAAACGCGACTGGCGCGGCGGCGAACTGGGGATACTGCTGCTGGCGTTGCTGATCGCGGTCACCGCCACCACCGCCATCGTGCTGGCCGGCGGCCGCCTGAGCCGGACCATGACCCTGCAGGCGGCCGATTTCCTCGCCGCCGATCTGGTGGTTTCCGGCCATCGCCCCCTGCCGCGGGCGTGGCTGGAACAGGGCCGGGCGTTGGGGCTGGAAACCGCCGAGACGGTGGCGTTCGCCACCATGCTGGTGGAGGGCGAGCGGTTGCTGCTGGCCGGGGTCAAAGCGGTCAGCGCCGGTTACCCCCTGCGCGGCTGGCTCAAGGTCCGCCGCGGCGGGATTGAGGCCGAGGTCCGACATCCGCCGCCGCCGGGCCGCGTCTGGGTGGCGCGCCGCATTCCCGGGGAACTGGGGCTCGAGGTGGGCGATGTCCTCCACGTGGGGGAGGCCGGATTGGCCATCGACGGCGTCTTGACCTTCGAGCCGGACGTGCGCGGCGGTTTCTCCCGTTTCGCGCCGCGGGTGCTGATGCGCCTGAAGGATCTTCCCGCCACCGGGGTGCTCGGCCCCGGAAGCCGGGCCCATTACGCCTATCTTTTCGCCGGTGACGAGGCCCGGATCCGCCGCTTGCGCGTCTGGCTCGAAAAGCACCTGCAGCCGGGGCAGCGCCTGCTCGACATCTATCAGGAGCGCCCCGACATCGGCCGCGCATTGCGCCGTGCCGAACGTTTCCTGGGGCTGGCGAGCGTGGTGGTGGTGGTGATCGCCGGAGTGGCGGTGGCGATGGCGGCCCGGCGCTACAGCGAGCGCCATTTCGACGCCGTGGCGGTGCTCAAGTGTCTGGGGGCGGATTCGATGCGGGTGTTGCGGCTCCATCTGTATCAGTTTCTGTTGTTGGGACTCGGCGCAGGTCTTGTGGGCAGCGGAACGGGTTGGGCGCTGCAGGAAGGATTGGTCCGGTTGCTGCGGGCGCTGCTGCCTCCCCATCTGGTCGCGCCCCGCTGGCAGGATTTCGGCTTTGGCCCCCTGGTGGCCGCAGTGCTGCTGCTGGGATTCGCCCTGCCGCCGCTGCTGCGGCTGCGCCGGGTGGCGCCGCTGCGGGTGCTGCGGCGCGACCTGCTGCCGATCCCGGTCGGTGCCTGGCTGGTCTATGGCGCGGCGCTGTTGGCGGTGGGCAGCCTACTGTGGCGTTTCAGCGGCGAGCCCCGCCTGATCGCCTGGATTCTGGGAGGCGGTTCGGCCGCGCTGCTGGTGCTGGCGCTCCTGACCATGGCGCTGTTGTGGGGACTGCGCCTTTGGGCCGATCGCTGGCCCCTCGCCGGCCGCCTGGCGCTGTTGGGGCTGACCCGCCATCCCGGCGCCGCCCTGGGGCAGATCCTCGCCTTCGCCGTCACCCTGGCGGCCATGGCGCTGGGGACGCGGGTACAGGGGGATCTGCTGGAAACCTGGCGGGCGCAGCTGCCGGCCGACGCCCCCAACTATTTCGTCATCAACCTGTTTCCCGGCGAGGTGGCGGATTTCGAGCGAAGCCTGCGGCAGATCGGCGCCAAGCCCAGCGCCTTCTATCCCGTGGTTCGCGGCCGCCTGCTGGCCATCGATGGTGAGGACGTCAAACGACGCGCCCGGCCCGACAGCGTCGGCGAGGCTGCGGTCAACCGGGAACTGAACCTGACCTGGGCCGTCCGCCTGCCCCGGGGCAACCGATTGTTGGCGGGGCGCTGGTGGCCCAGGCAGGCGGGCCCGCAGGTGTCGGTCGAGCGCGACCTGGCCCAAAGCCTGGGGATCGAACTGGGCAGCCGGCTGGCATTCCTCATCGAAGGGCGCCGTCTGGAGGCGGTGGTGACCAGCATCCGCCAGGTGCGGTGGGATTCCATGACCCCCAACTTTTACGTCATCTTCGCGCCCGGCGACCTCGACGGCTTCGCCGCCACCTACATGAGCAGCTTCTATCTGCCTCCCGACCGTCAGCCGCAGCTGGCCACGCTGCTGCGGGCCTTCCCCAACGCCACCCTGATCGACGTGGACATGATCCTGAAACACCTGCGCCGGATTTTGCGCCAGGTCAGTTTCGCGGTCCAGGCCATGCTTGGTTTCGCCCTCCTGGCCGGGGTGGTGGTGCTGGCGGCGGCGGTGCGCAGCGCCCTCGACGCCCGGATTCGGCAAGGGGCGCTGCTGAGGACCCTGGGAGCACGGCAGCGCTTGTTGCGCCGCAGCCAGGGGTTGGAATTTGCGCTGTTGGGAGGTATCGCCGGGGTGTTGGCGGTGGCGGTCAGCGAGGCGCTGGCCTGGGGCTTGTATACATGGGTGTTTCACCTGGATTTCCGCCCCCGGGCGGCGGTCTGGTGGGGGTTGCCCCTGATCGGGGCGGTCTTGACCTCGGTGGCGGGGATGTGGAGCTGCCGCGGGGTGTTGCGCGCCAGTCCCCTGACGTTGCTGCGGGATCTGTAA
- a CDS encoding BON domain-containing protein: MNNELAKAVYAAFEVDPWVNPHRDQIAIDCQGGVVTLTGEVAEISAKRRAPLVAKEVPGVTAVDDRLTVKPAEAMGDDEILVHLRKMILDDLALAHYDLVTLNRKGEKELWRENPEHPGRIVLHVEDGTVYLEGRARSLCDRRLIEVMAWWVPGSRNVVNDLEVVPPEEDNDDQLKEAIVLALDIDPFVDHEEILFTCRNGDVTLKGRVPVPEQIKLAEHDCWYIDGVRKVENQLELP; this comes from the coding sequence ATGAACAACGAACTGGCCAAGGCGGTTTATGCGGCATTCGAAGTGGATCCCTGGGTCAACCCGCACCGCGATCAGATCGCCATCGACTGTCAGGGCGGCGTCGTCACTTTGACCGGGGAAGTGGCGGAAATCTCCGCCAAGCGCCGCGCGCCCCTGGTGGCGAAGGAAGTGCCGGGGGTGACCGCCGTGGACGACCGGCTCACGGTCAAGCCGGCGGAAGCGATGGGCGACGACGAAATCCTCGTCCATCTGCGCAAGATGATTCTCGACGATTTGGCCTTGGCCCATTACGATCTCGTCACCCTCAATCGCAAGGGCGAGAAAGAACTCTGGCGGGAGAATCCCGAGCATCCGGGGCGGATCGTCCTGCACGTGGAGGACGGAACCGTCTATCTCGAGGGCCGGGCCCGTTCCCTCTGTGACCGCCGCCTGATCGAGGTGATGGCCTGGTGGGTGCCGGGCAGCCGCAACGTGGTCAACGACCTCGAAGTGGTGCCGCCGGAGGAGGACAACGACGACCAGCTCAAGGAAGCCATCGTTCTGGCGCTCGACATCGATCCCTTCGTGGACCACGAGGAAATCCTCTTCACCTGTAGGAACGGTGATGTGACCCTGAAAGGCCGGGTGCCGGTGCCGGAGCAGATCAAGCTGGCCGAGCACGACTGCTGGTACATCGACGGCGTCAGGAAGGTGGAGAACCAGCTCGAGCTGCCCTGA
- the sfsA gene encoding DNA/RNA nuclease SfsA: MRLEGPWLEGRLLRRYKRFLADVELSDGRRITAHTPNTGSLKGCAEPGMRVWLRDTGDPKRKYRHSWELVEVRPDVLVGIHTGLSNRLVREAIAAGRVASLQGYDSIRGEVRYGRERSRIDLLLEAEGRPPCYVEVKNVTLVENGIAAFPDAVSARGQKHLRELAEMARQGRRAVIFFCIQRSDAREMRPADAIDPVYGRTLREALAAGVEAVAMTAAVSPKCIELQTEVPVVCP, from the coding sequence ATGCGGCTCGAGGGGCCCTGGCTGGAAGGGCGGTTGCTGCGGCGCTACAAGCGCTTTCTCGCCGACGTGGAACTGAGCGACGGCCGCCGTATCACTGCCCACACCCCCAACACCGGCTCCCTCAAGGGCTGCGCCGAGCCCGGCATGCGGGTGTGGCTGCGCGACACCGGCGATCCGAAGCGCAAATACCGCCATTCCTGGGAGCTGGTCGAGGTACGGCCGGACGTTCTCGTAGGGATTCACACCGGCCTGAGCAACCGGCTGGTGCGCGAAGCCATCGCCGCCGGTCGTGTCGCTTCCCTGCAGGGTTATGACAGCATCCGCGGCGAAGTCCGCTACGGGCGCGAGCGCAGCCGGATCGATCTGCTGCTGGAGGCCGAAGGGCGCCCGCCCTGCTACGTGGAGGTGAAGAACGTCACCCTGGTCGAGAACGGTATCGCCGCCTTTCCCGATGCGGTCAGCGCCCGAGGGCAGAAGCACCTGCGCGAGCTGGCGGAGATGGCGCGCCAGGGCCGGCGGGCGGTGATCTTCTTCTGCATCCAGCGCAGCGATGCCCGGGAAATGCGCCCGGCCGACGCCATCGACCCGGTCTATGGCCGGACGCTGCGGGAGGCGCTGGCCGCCGGGGTCGAGGCGGTGGCGATGACGGCGGCGGTTTCGCCAAAGTGCATCGAACTGCAGACCGAGGTGCCGGTCGTCTGTCCTTGA
- a CDS encoding HopJ type III effector protein: MTPRRLIDRIRQGDEVAFADVLEAIAAHYHYTPTAFANGLGARRFVNAAGENEGSCKVFAFARLHGLEEAETLRLFGEHYRHVLDTPTGTDHRNIRTFMADGWKGIEFFGEAFRPRR, translated from the coding sequence ATGACGCCACGACGACTCATCGACCGCATCCGCCAGGGTGACGAGGTGGCCTTCGCCGACGTGCTCGAAGCCATCGCCGCCCATTACCATTACACCCCCACCGCCTTCGCCAACGGCCTCGGCGCGAGACGCTTCGTCAACGCCGCCGGCGAGAACGAAGGTTCCTGCAAGGTGTTCGCCTTCGCCCGGCTGCACGGCCTGGAGGAAGCGGAAACCCTGCGGCTGTTCGGCGAGCATTACCGCCACGTCCTCGACACCCCGACAGGCACGGATCACCGCAACATCCGCACTTTCATGGCGGACGGCTGGAAGGGAATCGAATTCTTCGGCGAGGCGTTCAGACCGCGGCGCTGA
- a CDS encoding isochorismatase family protein, protein MLLSPMLCDADQSQLVVVDIQPRLLEAMPEAERERMLATTAMLIQAAAALNVPVQVTEQYPEGLGATCEEIAAVLPPTVTPFPKTGFSCTCAAPFRQALAADSRSQIILTGQEAHVCVLQTAFALQGPYQVFVVEDAVCSRRPEHKIYALERMRQAGVVVVSGESVLFEWLRDAKHPRFKELARLIR, encoded by the coding sequence ATGCTCTTGTCGCCGATGTTGTGCGATGCCGACCAAAGCCAGCTAGTGGTGGTGGACATCCAGCCGCGCCTGCTCGAAGCCATGCCGGAGGCCGAACGGGAACGGATGCTGGCCACCACGGCGATGCTGATCCAGGCCGCCGCGGCTTTGAACGTGCCGGTGCAGGTCACCGAGCAGTACCCCGAAGGGCTGGGCGCCACCTGTGAGGAAATCGCCGCGGTGCTCCCTCCGACCGTCACTCCCTTCCCCAAGACCGGCTTTTCCTGCACCTGCGCCGCGCCGTTCCGCCAGGCGCTGGCGGCCGACAGCCGCTCCCAGATCATCCTCACGGGCCAGGAAGCCCACGTGTGCGTGCTTCAGACCGCCTTCGCCCTCCAGGGCCCGTATCAGGTGTTTGTGGTGGAGGATGCGGTCTGCTCGCGCCGCCCGGAACACAAAATCTACGCCCTCGAACGCATGCGCCAGGCCGGCGTGGTGGTCGTGTCGGGGGAATCGGTGCTGTTCGAATGGCTGCGCGACGCCAAGCATCCCCGCTTCAAGGAACTGGCCCGTCTGATCCGATGA
- a CDS encoding ABC transporter ATP-binding protein: protein MPSPILVAERVCKSVPYGDGRLDILSDIDLTVEAGESVAIVGVSGSGKSTLLGLLAGLDLPTAGRIHLAGACLNDLDEDGRAALRGEWVGFVFQNFQLLPSLTALENVMLPLELKGGRRPRQRAQVLLERVGLGHRLHHLPRHLSGGEQQRVALARAFVTEPALLFADEPTGNLDRRTGAQVIERLFELNRAHGTTLVLVTHDEALAGRCRRTLVLDGGRIVGGTP, encoded by the coding sequence ATTCCCTCTCCGATTCTCGTCGCTGAACGCGTGTGCAAATCCGTCCCTTACGGGGACGGTCGTCTCGACATTCTCTCCGACATCGATCTGACCGTCGAGGCCGGCGAAAGTGTCGCCATCGTCGGTGTCTCCGGTTCCGGCAAATCGACCCTGCTGGGGCTTCTGGCCGGGCTCGATCTGCCCACGGCCGGCCGTATCCACCTGGCCGGCGCCTGCCTCAACGACCTGGACGAGGACGGTCGGGCGGCGCTGCGGGGCGAGTGGGTGGGCTTCGTGTTCCAGAATTTCCAGCTGCTGCCCAGCCTGACCGCCCTGGAGAACGTGATGTTGCCGCTGGAGCTCAAGGGCGGCCGCCGACCGCGGCAGCGGGCCCAGGTGCTGCTGGAGCGGGTAGGGCTGGGCCACCGCCTCCATCACCTGCCGCGCCACCTCTCCGGCGGCGAGCAGCAGCGCGTCGCCCTGGCGCGGGCCTTCGTCACCGAGCCGGCACTGCTGTTCGCCGACGAACCCACCGGCAACCTGGACCGCCGCACCGGCGCCCAGGTGATCGAGCGGTTGTTCGAGCTCAACCGGGCCCACGGCACCACCCTGGTGCTGGTGACCCACGACGAGGCCCTGGCCGGCCGCTGCCGGCGCACCCTGGTGCTCGATGGCGGCCGTATCGTAGGGGGGACGCCATGA
- a CDS encoding alpha-D-glucose phosphate-specific phosphoglucomutase: MRIEVRQTRPYPDQKPGTSGLRKKTRVFLENPNYLENFVQSIFDCLPDKAGKTLVLGGDGRYHNRKALQTIVKMALANGFGTLLVGQGGLLSTPAASHLIRKYHALGGIILSASHNPGGPDGDFGIKYNIDNGGPAPEKYTEAFYRRSREIDEYRIAVMDDIDLDTQGEHQIDGAILRIIDPVTDYAELMAQLFDFDRMRQALGSGKVSICFDAMHAVTGPYAKRILEDQLGAPEGSVINAVPLEDFGGGHPDPNLTYARELVERMYGPDAPTLGAASDGDGDRNMILGRGFFVTPSDSLALLAANAHRAPGYRDGLRGVARSMPTSRAVDRVADALGIPCYETPTGWKFFGNLLDAGKITLCGEESFGTGSDHVREKDGLWAVLFWLNIVVASGQEVATLVRDHWRRFGRNYYTRHDYEAIAAETGHAIMDDLRRKLPELPGQHFGSFTVEAADDFSYTDPVNGSVTTGQGIRILLEPEARLIFRLSGTGTEGATLRIYMERYEPDPTRLDLDTQETLTELIELAETLSQVKQRTGRDGPTVIT; this comes from the coding sequence ATGCGAATCGAAGTCCGCCAAACCCGGCCCTATCCGGATCAGAAACCCGGCACTTCCGGCCTGCGCAAGAAGACCCGGGTATTTCTGGAAAATCCCAACTACCTGGAAAACTTCGTCCAATCCATCTTCGACTGCCTGCCCGACAAAGCGGGCAAGACCCTAGTTCTCGGCGGCGACGGCCGGTATCACAACCGTAAGGCGCTGCAGACCATCGTCAAGATGGCGCTGGCCAACGGCTTCGGCACCCTGCTGGTGGGCCAGGGCGGGCTGCTTTCGACCCCGGCGGCCTCCCACCTGATCCGCAAGTACCACGCCCTCGGCGGCATCATCCTGTCGGCCAGCCACAACCCCGGCGGCCCCGACGGCGACTTCGGCATCAAGTACAACATCGACAACGGCGGCCCGGCGCCGGAGAAATACACCGAGGCGTTCTACCGCCGCAGCCGGGAAATCGACGAATACCGCATCGCGGTCATGGACGACATCGACCTCGACACCCAGGGCGAACACCAGATCGACGGCGCCATCCTCCGCATCATCGATCCGGTGACCGACTACGCCGAACTGATGGCGCAGTTGTTCGACTTCGACCGCATGCGCCAGGCGCTCGGCAGCGGCAAAGTGTCCATCTGTTTCGACGCCATGCACGCGGTCACCGGCCCCTACGCCAAACGCATCCTCGAAGACCAGCTCGGCGCCCCGGAAGGCTCGGTCATCAACGCCGTGCCGCTGGAAGACTTCGGCGGTGGCCATCCCGACCCCAACCTCACCTACGCCCGGGAACTGGTGGAGAGGATGTACGGCCCCGACGCCCCCACCCTGGGCGCCGCCTCCGACGGCGACGGCGACCGCAACATGATCCTGGGCCGCGGTTTCTTCGTCACCCCCAGCGACAGCCTGGCGCTGCTGGCCGCCAACGCCCACCGCGCTCCCGGTTACCGCGACGGCCTGCGCGGCGTAGCCCGCTCCATGCCCACCAGCCGGGCGGTGGACCGGGTCGCCGACGCCCTCGGCATTCCCTGCTACGAAACCCCCACCGGCTGGAAGTTCTTCGGCAATCTGCTCGACGCCGGCAAGATCACCCTCTGCGGCGAGGAAAGCTTCGGCACCGGCTCCGACCATGTGCGCGAGAAGGACGGCCTGTGGGCGGTGCTGTTCTGGCTCAACATCGTGGTCGCCTCCGGCCAGGAGGTGGCAACCCTGGTCCGGGACCACTGGCGCCGTTTCGGCCGCAACTACTACACCCGTCACGACTACGAAGCCATCGCTGCCGAGACCGGCCACGCCATTATGGACGACTTGCGCCGCAAGCTGCCCGAGTTGCCCGGACAGCATTTTGGCAGCTTCACCGTCGAGGCCGCCGACGACTTCAGCTACACCGACCCGGTGAACGGCAGCGTTACCACTGGCCAGGGCATCCGCATCTTGCTGGAACCGGAGGCACGACTGATCTTCCGGCTCTCCGGCACCGGCACCGAGGGCGCGACCCTGCGCATCTACATGGAACGCTACGAGCCCGATCCAACCCGCCTCGATCTCGACACCCAGGAAACCCTGACGGAGTTGATCGAACTGGCGGAAACCCTGAGCCAGGTGAAACAGCGCACCGGCCGCGACGGACCCACGGTCATCACCTGA